In the Bartonella apihabitans genome, GTATTCCTTTAAAAGAACAAGAAATTCTCGCCGGTGTACGTAAGCAGGCAGAACCTTCACAATTGGACGATAATGTTTATGCATCCGGTCGCGTTGCGGTCGATGCGGTGTTCGATTCGGTTTCTGTGGTCACCACATTCAAGAAAGAATTGATCCGTTCCGGCGTTATATTCTGTTCAATATCGGAAGCGATACGTGAACATCCTGATCTGATCAAGCAATATCTCGGCTCGGTTGTTCCTGCCGGCGACAACTTTTATGCGGCGCTCAATGCGGCTGTTTTCACGGATGGGTCATTTATTTACGTTCCTAAAGGCGTTCGTTGTCCCATGGAGCTGTCGACTTATTTCCGTATTAACGAACGTAATACCGGCCAATTCGAACGCACATTGATTATCGCCGACGAAGGTGCTTACGTATCCTATCTTGAAGGTTGTACAGCACCGCAACGCGACGAGAACCAGCTGCATGCGGCGGTTGTTGAACTCATTGCCCAGGAAGATGCGGAAATAAAATATTCAACCGTTCAGAACTGGTATCCGGGTGATAAAGACGGCAAAGGCGGGATTTTCAATTTCGTTACCAAGCGTGGTGATTGTCGCGGTGACAATTCGAAAATTTCCTGGACACAGGTTGAAACCGGGTCGGCGATAACCTGGAAATATCCTTCATGCCTGTTGCGTGGGGATAATACACGCGGTGAATTCTATTCCATTGCAGTTTCCAATGGACACCAACAGATTGATTCAGGCACAAAAATGATCCATCTTGGAAAAAACACATCAAGCCGTGTTATTTCCAAAGGTATTTCAGCCGGTTTTTCCAATAACACCTATCGTGGACAAATCTCGGCTCATCGCAAAGCCACCAATGCCCGTAACTTCACCCAATGTGACAGCCTGTTGATCGGCAATAATTGTGGTGCCCACACAGCTCCTTACATTGAAGCGAAAAACGCGACGGCAAAATTCGAGCACGAGGCAACTACGTCGAAGATTTCCGAAGATCAATTGTTCTACGTTATGCAGCGGGGCATTCCGGAAGAAGAAGCGATTGCTCTTATTGTAAATGGCTTTGTCAAAGAAGTTATTCAGGAATTACCGATGGAATTTGCTGTTGAAGCACAAAAGCTTATCGGTATCAGTCTTGAAGGTAGTGTCGGCTAACTAAAGCTGTTGTTTTTGTTGGGGGCCTTATCAGTGTCCGCAAAATAGGATTTAAAAATGTTAGAAATTAAAAATCTTCATGCACGTATAGCCGAAACCAAGACAGAAATTCTGCATGGTCTGGATTTGACAATCCACGATGGCGAAGTTGCAGCAATTATGGGACCAAACGGTTCTGGTAAATCGACGCTTTCATATATTCTTGCCGGTCGTGATGATTATGAAGTGACGGACGGAGAAGTTATCTTTAACGGCAAGTCGCTTCTTGATATGGATCCGGCAGAACGGGCGGCAACCGGTGTGTTTCTGGCTTTCCAGTATCCGATGGAAATACCTGGCGTTGCGACAATGGAATTTTTGAAAGTCGCAATGAATTGTCAGAGAAAAGCGCGCGGCGAAGAAGAATTGAAAGTGCCCGAGTTCTTGAAAAAAGTAAAAGCGGGCGTTACCGAGCTTGATATGGATATGAGCATGCTCAAGCGTCCTCTCAATGTCGGTTTTTCCGGTGGTGAAAAGAAGCGCGCAGAAATACTCCAGATGCTGTTGCTGGAACCGAAGCTCTGTATTCTTGACGAAACAGATTCAGGCCTTGATATTGATGCGTTAAAAATTGTGGCAAACGGTGTCAATGCTTTGCGCTCTCCGGATCGTTCGTTCATGGTCATCACCCACTATCAAAGACTTCTGGACTATATTGTGCCGGATACTGTGCACGTCCTCTATAAAGGTAAAATCGTCAAGACTGGCGATAAGACATTGGCTATGCAGCTTGAACAAACAGGTTATGCCGACATTATCGACAAGGTAGAAGCGGAGGAAGGACATGAGTGAAACCTCCAAAGTCGATAAAAAACCGGAAATGACTGCTGCGGAACAGGCAATAGTCGATATTTTTGGTCAAAAATTGGGTGATTTTCCTGGAAATAGCGAGGTCATGTCAACGCGGGATAGCGTGGTAGAACAGTTCAAACGCGTGGGCATTCCTTCCAGAAAACGCGAATATTGGCATTACACCGATTTGCGTACCTTGTTGAAGACAATTCCGAACTTTAGTGATGAAGGTGACGGATTATCTCGCGACCCGCTTCTGCCAAAGAATTCTGTATTTGCCATTTTTAACGGCAAAACACTCGCAGCCCCTGAGGTCGATTCAGTCACTGTAAAACGCGTTGCCGATGAACTTGCTAACGAGCATTTCACTCTGAAGCCAGATATTTCCGACGATGATTTTGTCGGTCAGGTCAATACGGCTTTTGTCACTGACGGTTGGCTTCTTGAAGTAGCAGACGGTGCAAAAATCGCTGATCCGATTGAATTGCAAATGATCAATCCGGGTGGTCAGGCTCATGCCTATTCCCAAGTCAAAGTAGGTAATAATAGCTCGGTTACTTTCATCGAAAGACAATTGGGTGGCGAAAAATCCACATTTGTAACTTCCGTACAAGACCTCAAAATAGGCGAGGGAGCAGATGTAACTTGGATTATCATTCGTGATCGGGGTTTCGACGCGACGCAGTTTTCCAAGTTTCTCGCAAATCTTGATAAGAAAGCAAAACTGACCCTATACATCGTGAATGTCGCAAGTCAGTTTAACCGACAGGAAATAGACATTGAGATGCCGGGCGAGGGTGGGAACTTCCAATTGAGGACGATCAATCTCCTTGCAGGTGCCAGTCATAGCGATGTTACAATGTTTGTTCGTCACATTGGCGAAGATACTGTTTCGACCGAAATTGTTCGCAATGTTGTAGCTGATAATGCAAGAGGTGCGTTTCAGGGCATGATCAAGGTTTCCAGAGAAGCCCAGAAAACTGATGCCCGCATGACGTGCAACAGTCTTATCTTATCGGATGACGCCGAATTCGATTCGAAACCCGAACTCGAAATTTTTGCCGATGATGTTGCTTGCGGACATGGTTCCACAGTTGCGGAAATCGATCGCGAACAACTCTTTTATCTGATGGCACGCGGTATCGAAGAATCTGTCGCTCGCGGCTTGTTGGTAAAGGCTTTTGTCTCCCAGTTGATTGATGACGTGGAAAACGATCAAATGAAAGACGTCATTGTTGCTCTCATTAATCAATGGTTGGAAAAGCACCTTTAAGAAGGAATAATGATGATAGACCAAACGTCTTCGTCTTTCGATATCAATCAAATACGGCGTGATTTTCCGATCCTTGATCGGAAAATCTACGGTAAACGTCTCGCCTATCTTGATAATGCTGCTTCGGCTCAAAAGCCGAGGCAGGTTCTTGAGGCTATGGACGAGGTCTATCGGACAAGCTATGCCAATGTTCATCGCGGCCTTCATTTTTTATCGAACACTGCAACCGAGCTTTATGAAAAAGCCAGAGAAAGCGTTCGTAAATTTATGAATGCTTCATCTCATGAAGAAATTGTCTTTACCAAAAACGCGACGGAAGCCATCAATACTGTGGCATATGGATATGGAATGCCGCGTTTTTCGGAAGGTGACGAAATTGTTTTGACGATTATGGAACATCATTCCAATATCGTTCCCTGGCATTTTATTCGCGAAGTGAAGGGCGTAAAACTTGTTTTCGTGCCGGTTGACGACGATGGAGTTCTCCATTTGGAGGATTTCGAAAAGGCATTGACTGAAAAGACGAGACTTGTAGCCGTCACCCATATGTCGAACACCCTCGGCACAGTGCCACCGGTCAAAGAGATGATAAAGGCCGCTCATGAGCGGAATATTCCGGTTTTGATCGACGGGGCACAAGGGTCAGTCCATTTGACCGTCGACGTGCAAGACCTCGATTGTGACTGGTATGTAATGACAGGCCACAAACTTTACGGCCCGACAGGGATCGGTGTTCTTTACGGCAAAAAAGACCGATTGCAAGAAATGCACCCGTTTCAGGGTGGCGGCGAGATGATTGAAGATGTGAGTGTCGACAAGATCACTTACAACGACCCCCCTCATCGCTTTGAAGCTGGAACGCCTCCGATTGTTCAGGCGATCGGATTGGGTGTTGCTCTCGAATATATTATGTCGAAAGATCGCAAAGCACTTGAGGCTCACGAGAAAGCATTGACGGCCTATGCTCATGAACGGCTTGAAGCGATCAATTCGTTGCGCATTTTCGGGCATGCTCCTGATAAAGGTGGCATTATCTCGTTCCAACTCGAAGGAATTCATCCTCACGATGTCTCGATGTATATTGACCGTCAGGGAGTAGCCGTGAGAGCTGGAACGCATTGTGCCCAGCCGCTCCTTAATCGCTTTCATGTAACATCGACCTGCCGTGCATCTTTTGCCATGTATAATGATCGCGATGATGTCGAACAGCTTGCCGAAGCGTTGGAAAAGGCAAGGAGGTTTTTTAATGAGTGAATCCGACAACAAAATTCATACTGCCGAGCCGGTAGGTGATTGGGGCGATCATGTTGTTGCAGCAAACACGTCAACGATTCCCCCTGCCGAACTCGATCGTATGACGGAGGATATCATCAATGCTTTGAAAACAGTCTTCGACCCTGAAATTCCCGCCGATATTTATGAGTTGGGTCTGGTCTACAAAATCGACATTGAAGATGATCGCACTGTAAAAATCGATATGACTTTGACTGCTCCGGGGTGTCCCGTCGCAGGCGATATGCCGAGCTGGGTAGAAAATGCCGTCGGTGCGGTAGAGGGCGTTTCGCATGTCGAGGTCAACATGACATTTGACCCACCTTGGACGCCAGATAGAATGTCTGAAGAAGCCCAGATTGCACTTGGCTGGTATTAACCACTTCCGTCTTGATAATAATTGCTGCTGGGTAAGGACGTATTGAATTTTCCCGACATATCCAGTTTCGGTCATGTGATTGAAAATTAGGTTGTTCTTGCACTATTCAATCCGGAAAAGGGGGTTCTTTCTAATCAAAAGTTCAACAAAGCCGAAATGCGTCAAGCTATATTGTTTGGATGTAGAAAAATCCGATTTGCGCACTAAGGCTAAACGAGCGGAAAAGGCGGTGTTTTAACCGGTAAAACCGACATGGCTTTTCCTTTCGAGTGAAATTCGAAAACCTCTCTATTATTCGGAAAATGGCGATATTTCCGCTTTATCTGGACTTGTCATCCGGTGTTTTGTTCAAGGAAATATTTTTTCCGAATGTGTAACCGGTTTCGATTGATTTATTTCCGAATTTGGCACGGAGTTTATCCATCGCGGTTTCAGCAACAGCCCGTTTGTGCTGAAATGGGTCCAGAAGATCATTATCATGTAAATGGGACGCTTTCGATAATTGCTGGACACCTATTCCGAGTAGACGGAATTTTGTTCCATCAAGTTCCTTTTGCAATAATCTTAGCCCTACGCGAAAAATGCGGTCAGCAGTCTGTGTCGGGTCATCAAGGCTCTGGTTGCGTGTTCGCGTTTTGAAATCTTTGGTCTTTAACTTCAAAACAACAGTTTGTCCGGCAATTTCACTTGCCTTCAGTCGTGCTGAAACTTTTTCAGATAACATTCGTAAAACCGGTATCAGGTCTTCCGCATTTGATAAATCGCTCATGAAGGTCGTTTCGGAAGATATGCTCTTCATTTCTCGTTCAGGTTGAACCAGCCGATTATCTTGCCCGCGCGACAACCGATAAAGGCGCTGCCCCATTTGTCCATAACGTTTGATAAGTAATGCTTCATCCAATTGTTGGAGTTCGCCCACTGTGGTAATTCCGTCATGGGATAATTTTTGCGCTAATGCGGAACCGACACCCCATATTTTTGTTACCGGTTGTTTTGCCAGAAACGCGAGTGCTTCATGTTCGCCGATGATCGAAAAGCCACGCGGTTTATCAAGATCGGACGCAATTTTTGCCAGAAACTTGCAATAAGATAAACCGATCGAGACAGTAACACCGATTTCTTGCTCGATACGTTTTGCAAAACGTGCAAGCGTATATGAGGCCGGCGCCTTATGGAGTTTTTCAGTACCACGCATATCCAGAAACGCCTCATCAATCGAAATTGGCTCGACAAGCGGCGTCAGTTCGAACATGAGCTGACGGATTTCCCGTCCTATGCGCGCATATTTTGTAATATCGGGGGGAATGACTATTGCGTCGGGGCATAGTTCCAATGCCTTGAACATTGGCATTGCCGAGTGCACTCCAGAAATTCGAGCAATATAACAGGCTGTGGAAACAACCCCACGTTTGCTACCTCCGACAATAACCGGTTTGTTACGCAGCTCAGGATGGTCACGCTTTTCAACGGAGGCGTAAAAGGCGTCGCAATCAATATGGGCCAATGTGAGAGAATAAAGTTCCGGATGGCGGATAAGGCGCGGCGAACCACATTTTTCGCACCGTTTATTGAACTTATGTTGAATGGATAAACAATCCCGACAAAAACCAAATTCAGGTTGGTTAAACGGGGTCAGAGCCATATAGGTTGTTCTCCACCAGGAAGAAAGTTGATGGCTTCTCCGACTGATTGCGGGGGATAGCCAGATTCGGTTGAAAAGGCTATAAGTGTTGGTTCATGAGCCATTATGAATTGTAAAACACCGGCTAGAAACCCCTTGGTTGAGGCGGCTTGGCGAATATCGGAAGCATTAATACCTGTGATATTTAAAAAACGTGGCATAAGTTCGGCATCGTTTGCGATAAATAACAACGCTGCCACAGCCAATTCTTCAGCTTCTTCGCGATTTGTTATGTGTTTTTTCATATCATCTTAGCCAAGTAGTAACCACAGCGAGTTTACTCTCCAAAGTGAAAAGCTGGAAGAGCGGAGATTATATAATGACAAAAAAAGTTATGATCGTGGAAGATAATGAACTCAATATGAAATTATTCCGCGATCTCGTCGAAGCGAGCGGCTATGAAACGGTAGAAACGCGTAGCGGTTTGGCTGCGTTGGATTTGGCACGGCAGAGTAAACCCGGTCTCATTTTAATGGATATCCAATTACCGGAGGTTTCCGGAATTGATGTTATAAAACAATTGAAAGCAGACGATGAATTGAAATCGATTCCGGTTGTTGCGGTCACTGCTTTTGCCATGAAAGGTGACGAAGAAAGAATAAGAGCCAGCGGCTGTGAAGATTATATGTCAAAGCCGATATCAGTCGTTAATTTCATGGCTATGGTTAAACGGTTCTTGGGGTGAATCGACTTAACCCCGCTTATTCAATCTGTCAGAATAAATAAAAAAGCCCCGCAAAACGGGGCTCTTTTGTAAAACAAAATAGAAATTAACGTTTGGAGAACTGGAAAGAACGGCGGGCTTTTGCCTTACCATATTTCTTACGTTCAACAACGCGGCTATCACGAGTAAGGAAGCCACCCTTCTTCAGTACCGAACGCAGACCGGGTTCGAAATAGGTCAAAGCCTTGGAAATGCCGTGACGAACAGCACCTGCTTGACCGGAAAGACCACCACCGGCAACCGATGCAATAATGTCGAACTGGCCATCGCGATTTGCAGCAAGAATTGGCTGACGCAAAATCATCTGCAAAACAGGGCGTGCAAAATATTTGTCAAAATCTTTACCGTTGACGACAATTTTGCCGCTACCGGGTTTTATCCAAACGCGTGCAATAGCGTCTTTACGTTTACCTGTAGCATAGGAACGTCCTTGAGCGTCAAGTTTACGTTCGTGAACAGGAGCTTCCGGTGCTGCAGGAGCTACAACCGTTTCGGTTGCCGCACCAAGCTCAGAAAAAGAACTAATCTCGGCCATAATTAAGCAATCCTTTTATTTTTACGGTTGAGTGCACCAACATTGATAACTTCAGGCTGCTGGGCTTCATGAGGATGTTTTGTTCCAGCATAGACGCGCAAATTTTTCATCTGCCGACGGCCAAGAGGACCACGCGGAATCATACGTTCAACAGCTTTTTCGATAACTCTTTCAGGAAAACGTCCTTCAAGAATTTGGCGGGCTGTACGTTCTTTGACGCTACCAATATATCCGGTATGCCAGTAATATTTTTTGTTATGAAATTTTTTGCCAGTCAATACGACTTTGTCGGCATTGATTACGATAACATTATCACCATCATCAACATGAGGTGTATAAGTTGGTTTGTGTTTACCGCGTAACCGATTGGCTACCAGTGTGGCAAGACGACCTAAAACAAGGTTCTCTGCGTCAATAATGACCCATTTCTTGGCCACTTCAGCGGGCTTTTGTGAAAAAGTTGCCATTGAAGCTTTCCTTTTTAAAATCCCTTGTTAAACAAGGGCGTTTTTTGTTGCTTGGCGTTGCGATATGATACCGCAACAATTGTGCCGAATACGACACGTGCGAGCTTCTTATAGGCTTGCAACAATTACGTCAATCGAAAAATAAGCCAATATTTCCAATATTTTGCAATAACGGTAATATAATACCGCTATAATTTGGTTAGTGATTGCCAAGATTACAACAAGGATTTACCTCTACTTCTTGAAGTTTGCCATAACAATGAAAATTCTTACAGAATTATCTTCAAAAAAAATCTAAAATATGTTGCGAAAACAATGAGGTAAGAATCTTGATGACCGGAACAAACAAATTGGGTTAAGCAATCGGTATCAATGCGCGACCAAGGCATTTTTTGAAATCCGGCAGAATATGGATGGTCGATCAGTTTATACCGGTTAAGTACTTATTGAACGCGTTCGTTTTGGCTTGAGTTTAGTCACCAACCAATATTTTGAATCGGTTTTTTACGAAATATTGTAAGACCGACAATTTGTCCGCATCGGCTTCGGTATACCTGCCGATAGATTGAAAGTGGAGCGAAAGAGAAATCATTGAACATCAATACCGGCCCATTGTTTTATATGATTGCTTTCTAAGGGAGGTAATCTCTTTGAGAAGACAATTGTTACGGGGTGAAATTCAAACCGAATGATAAGTTCCGTAAAAATCCTTTTGCCTTCACGGAAGGCGAGGTTGTAGACTTCAAATTCAACAATGAATTCTCAAACCGCTATGAAAGAGGCGGCGTGGCGGCTCATGTCAACCAAAAGAAAAGGCGGTTATCATTATCGCTTGTTTATGGTCTTATAGAATTTCTCTCAATTTTTACCGGACGAAGAGTGGATAAAGTTCAACCGCTAACCGGTTGTCACACTATGGATTAGGCTAAGATTTAGCCGGTTATCTGCAAAGCGGGGTCTTTTACTGTTTTTTTCTTAAAATATTGATCGGAAAAGTTCAGCACCATTGCCATAAAGAATAAAATTGACGTTCGGTTTTTGTTTATGATCATAAGTGCAGGGGTGGACGCGTCAGGTTTGAGAACTGGCGAACCTCCAGACGATAGCGGGTTTTAATTTCAAGTCGCAACGCAGAGAAAAACAAATGAATTTTCCCGCAACAAATAATTTGCCGATAAATCATCGAACATCATCGATGTCAGAAAATGCATAATTGTCTTCGACAAAGAGCAAAATGATGGGTTTTGCTAGATTTCTAATACGAGTTTTATCTTTCTAAAATCTTTTCTATTTGGCCGGAACAAATTGCAGAGAAAACAAATATCGAAAGTCAGGGTATTGTGAGATGAAACGAGTAATAATTAAGGGATTAAAGAAATTGTTTTCTTGTACTCATTCTCCGTGTCCTCTAGCCTCATTTTAAATAAAATATTGCACGACGCTCTATGGAGATGAAAATGACAAAAGTTACACCGGGAATAGAAACATTGGCGGTTCATGCGGGAACCGCCCCAGATCCGACAACCGGAGCGCGGATTACACCAATTTATCAGACGACAGCTTACGTGTTCAAGGACGCTGATCAGGCAGCAAACCGTTTTGCGTTGACAGAACCGGGAAACATCTATGGCCGTATCACCAATCCGACGCAGGCAGTTCTCGAGGAAAAAGTAGCAGCACTCGAAGGTGGCACAGCAGCCTTGGCGACAGCATCCGGCCATGCTGCCGAGTTTCTTACATTCCACACACTCATGGAACCGGGTGAAAATTTTGTTGCGGGACGTCAGTTATATGGCGGTTCCATCAACCAGTTTGCAAATGCTTTCAAATCATTTGACTGGCAAGTCCGTTGGGCCGACAGCGAAGATCCGCAATCGTTCGAGAAGCAGATTGACGAGAAAACGCGTGCGATTTTTATTGAAAGCTTTGCCAATCCGGGCGGCATCGTCGTTGATATCGAGGCAATTGCAAAGATTGCCCATGCTCACGGTGTCCCTCTCATAGTGGATAATACGCTTGCAACACCTTATCTTTTGCGCCCGATTGAACACGGAGCCGATATCGTTGTTCATTCTCTCACGAAATTTATAGGCGGTCATGGCAATTCAATGGGAGGTCTGCTCATTGACGGCGGTACATTCGATTGGGGGAAATCGGGACATTATAAAAAATTGACAGAACCACGTCCGGATTACGCCGGTCTTGT is a window encoding:
- the rpsI gene encoding 30S ribosomal protein S9; its protein translation is MAEISSFSELGAATETVVAPAAPEAPVHERKLDAQGRSYATGKRKDAIARVWIKPGSGKIVVNGKDFDKYFARPVLQMILRQPILAANRDGQFDIIASVAGGGLSGQAGAVRHGISKALTYFEPGLRSVLKKGGFLTRDSRVVERKKYGKAKARRSFQFSKR
- a CDS encoding O-acetylhomoserine aminocarboxypropyltransferase, whose protein sequence is MTKVTPGIETLAVHAGTAPDPTTGARITPIYQTTAYVFKDADQAANRFALTEPGNIYGRITNPTQAVLEEKVAALEGGTAALATASGHAAEFLTFHTLMEPGENFVAGRQLYGGSINQFANAFKSFDWQVRWADSEDPQSFEKQIDEKTRAIFIESFANPGGIVVDIEAIAKIAHAHGVPLIVDNTLATPYLLRPIEHGADIVVHSLTKFIGGHGNSMGGLLIDGGTFDWGKSGHYKKLTEPRPDYAGLVIYEATGNAAFATAARVLGMRDFGPTISPFNAFLILTGAETLPLRMQKHSDNALAVAQYLEKHDKVSWVNYAGLTGNKYHKLQQHYAPKGAGSVFTFGVKGGYEAGVKFASSLKLFSLLANIGDTRSLVIHPASTTHRQLTDSQKIAAGAGPDVVRLSIGIEDIKDIIGDIEQALNQI
- a CDS encoding DUF3572 domain-containing protein → MKKHITNREEAEELAVAALLFIANDAELMPRFLNITGINASDIRQAASTKGFLAGVLQFIMAHEPTLIAFSTESGYPPQSVGEAINFLPGGEQPIWL
- the sufC gene encoding Fe-S cluster assembly ATPase SufC — protein: MLEIKNLHARIAETKTEILHGLDLTIHDGEVAAIMGPNGSGKSTLSYILAGRDDYEVTDGEVIFNGKSLLDMDPAERAATGVFLAFQYPMEIPGVATMEFLKVAMNCQRKARGEEELKVPEFLKKVKAGVTELDMDMSMLKRPLNVGFSGGEKKRAEILQMLLLEPKLCILDETDSGLDIDALKIVANGVNALRSPDRSFMVITHYQRLLDYIVPDTVHVLYKGKIVKTGDKTLAMQLEQTGYADIIDKVEAEEGHE
- a CDS encoding response regulator gives rise to the protein MTKKVMIVEDNELNMKLFRDLVEASGYETVETRSGLAALDLARQSKPGLILMDIQLPEVSGIDVIKQLKADDELKSIPVVAVTAFAMKGDEERIRASGCEDYMSKPISVVNFMAMVKRFLG
- a CDS encoding SUF system Fe-S cluster assembly protein, with the translated sequence MSESDNKIHTAEPVGDWGDHVVAANTSTIPPAELDRMTEDIINALKTVFDPEIPADIYELGLVYKIDIEDDRTVKIDMTLTAPGCPVAGDMPSWVENAVGAVEGVSHVEVNMTFDPPWTPDRMSEEAQIALGWY
- a CDS encoding DNA polymerase IV, producing the protein MALTPFNQPEFGFCRDCLSIQHKFNKRCEKCGSPRLIRHPELYSLTLAHIDCDAFYASVEKRDHPELRNKPVIVGGSKRGVVSTACYIARISGVHSAMPMFKALELCPDAIVIPPDITKYARIGREIRQLMFELTPLVEPISIDEAFLDMRGTEKLHKAPASYTLARFAKRIEQEIGVTVSIGLSYCKFLAKIASDLDKPRGFSIIGEHEALAFLAKQPVTKIWGVGSALAQKLSHDGITTVGELQQLDEALLIKRYGQMGQRLYRLSRGQDNRLVQPEREMKSISSETTFMSDLSNAEDLIPVLRMLSEKVSARLKASEIAGQTVVLKLKTKDFKTRTRNQSLDDPTQTADRIFRVGLRLLQKELDGTKFRLLGIGVQQLSKASHLHDNDLLDPFQHKRAVAETAMDKLRAKFGNKSIETGYTFGKNISLNKTPDDKSR
- the rplM gene encoding 50S ribosomal protein L13; amino-acid sequence: MATFSQKPAEVAKKWVIIDAENLVLGRLATLVANRLRGKHKPTYTPHVDDGDNVIVINADKVVLTGKKFHNKKYYWHTGYIGSVKERTARQILEGRFPERVIEKAVERMIPRGPLGRRQMKNLRVYAGTKHPHEAQQPEVINVGALNRKNKRIA
- a CDS encoding cysteine desulfurase, with the protein product MMIDQTSSSFDINQIRRDFPILDRKIYGKRLAYLDNAASAQKPRQVLEAMDEVYRTSYANVHRGLHFLSNTATELYEKARESVRKFMNASSHEEIVFTKNATEAINTVAYGYGMPRFSEGDEIVLTIMEHHSNIVPWHFIREVKGVKLVFVPVDDDGVLHLEDFEKALTEKTRLVAVTHMSNTLGTVPPVKEMIKAAHERNIPVLIDGAQGSVHLTVDVQDLDCDWYVMTGHKLYGPTGIGVLYGKKDRLQEMHPFQGGGEMIEDVSVDKITYNDPPHRFEAGTPPIVQAIGLGVALEYIMSKDRKALEAHEKALTAYAHERLEAINSLRIFGHAPDKGGIISFQLEGIHPHDVSMYIDRQGVAVRAGTHCAQPLLNRFHVTSTCRASFAMYNDRDDVEQLAEALEKARRFFNE
- the sufD gene encoding Fe-S cluster assembly protein SufD; this translates as MSETSKVDKKPEMTAAEQAIVDIFGQKLGDFPGNSEVMSTRDSVVEQFKRVGIPSRKREYWHYTDLRTLLKTIPNFSDEGDGLSRDPLLPKNSVFAIFNGKTLAAPEVDSVTVKRVADELANEHFTLKPDISDDDFVGQVNTAFVTDGWLLEVADGAKIADPIELQMINPGGQAHAYSQVKVGNNSSVTFIERQLGGEKSTFVTSVQDLKIGEGADVTWIIIRDRGFDATQFSKFLANLDKKAKLTLYIVNVASQFNRQEIDIEMPGEGGNFQLRTINLLAGASHSDVTMFVRHIGEDTVSTEIVRNVVADNARGAFQGMIKVSREAQKTDARMTCNSLILSDDAEFDSKPELEIFADDVACGHGSTVAEIDREQLFYLMARGIEESVARGLLVKAFVSQLIDDVENDQMKDVIVALINQWLEKHL